The genomic DNA GCCGGCCCCATCTGCCCGCTGAAGCCGGGCCCCACTGGGGGCCTGCCCCGACTCCTGGCTGACCGGGTGGGTGGGAACCAACATCCTTGGAAAGACTAAAATTGCTAGTTCCTGAAACCACGAGCCAAGCCGAGTCAGCTCTTTGGAAAGCCCCACTGGCCTTTCTTCAATGAAGACAAATGAATTTATCTCAATCAGCTGCCTTGAAAGGCAGTGGGAACTCTTCCCCGGCTCTTcctcctgggcaacagagtcctGACTGGCCGCTCCTGTCCCTGAGAGAATTCTCCTTGGAAGTGTCACCCTGCAGATGGAGCCAGCAGGGCTGGATGTCAACAAGTTCATGAGTCTATAGTAACGAGGGTCCAGTTACGGACACGATTCCTCCCCTCCAAGTACAGGAATGACAGAATGTGCTGAGGACATCCATTAGTAATagtaataactaacatttatttagcactaaCTGTGTGCCAGACTCTGTTCTAAACAGTTTATATGAACTCAATTTTAATCCTCACGTCACCCACTACAAGCACTTATGAACCACTCACAGGATAAATCAATTGTATCCCCAccttacagaagaggaaaccgaggttcagagaggttCACCACCTTGCCTAGGCTCCCGCAGCTGACAAGTTGGGCAGATGGAGGCCGAGAAAAGGGAGGGTTGGCTCAGGGTTCCGCAGCCTAGTGACCCCCCCAGATCTCCTGCCTCCCCAACCAGGTCCCTGCCCACCAGACACAGGCAGGACTTCAGGGCTCCACGTCTCACTCTGTAGATTCCAGCTCAGGCTGCAGAGTTCTGCGTCattgggtagtttgcaaataattCCTTTGTTTTTTAGGGTGGTGAAGTTTCCTCCATGGGGAAGAAAGAGCTTCATCAAAGTGCCTCTGCATGGTCGGGCCTTGTTGGATGTGCCAGGCTTTGGTGGAGACCCACTTCTCCTGGAAGACACCCCAACTGTGCTCGGGGGTTCCTGAGTTGGCAAGAAAGCACTCCTCTATCCGTCCTTCCTCGGTGGTCCCACTAGGTGGCACCTGGCATTGTGGCTGAGAGCACCTATTAGGGAATCAGACCACCCAGGTACAAATCCCACTTCTGCCACCTGCtggccctgtgaccttgggcgagttCCTGAACCCCTTCCTGCCTTGGTTTACTccctgtaaaataataatatgaatagtATCTACTCCTCAGAATCATTGTGGGAAAGGAGACAGTTAATACAGTGGCTGGGAGCAGTGCAGTGCTTGGCACCAGATAAATTTGCTAACTCTTATTGTCATTCCATCCCATGGTGATTGCCCTTTGCTTGCCTTCCCCTCCACTTGGCTGGAAGCCCCTTGAGAGCAGGGCAGTGACTGATCCAGGGCCAGGGTAGTGTCGCTCGCACCCAGCAGAGGAACCCTGGTCTCCGACTGGGGACTCAGGAAACGTGTGCTAAGTGGGAGATCACGTGACAGTTCTGGAGGAAGACACCTCTGCCTGACTTTCAAAGGTCTTCCTTGGTAGCCGGCCAGTGTGGATGTCAGTCATGGCCGGGGACCTGTCCGGCACACGCAGCAGAGCTGTGGCAGAACAggctttgaacccaggtctcctgactccagTCCTGGTCCCCATCTCGGCAGTAACCTGTCTGCAAGCTCCAGTAGCAGCTGCTGGGCTCACAGCAAGCCCCTGCCTCTCTGCCCGAGCCTCCCCACCACGCCTGCTCGCCGCAGATACAGGCCGAGTCCTTGGGAGCTCCATAAGAAGACAACaacatagaaatggaaaaagtcATTGAGGAGGACACAAACTACCCCACAAAGGGGCTGAGACCAACCATAAAGGGGCTGAAATTAGATGTCGATGGGGGCGAATGTGTCGCTGGACAAGGAGGAGACAGACCCCGAGGGGGAGAAGCAGGGCCCGCCTGGGCGCTGAGAGATAGCCGTGCGGCGGGGCAGCGAGATGTTCTTGGCAATGGGGGCTCCATAGACTCTCATCATGACGCCAACTCTTGCAGTCTTTTCAGGGTTGCCTTCCCCAACAGATGGGACCTCGCAGCCTTTTCAGCACCAGGACCCACAGGAGTTCTCTTCCTGGAGCTCGTGCCGTCCTGCAGCCATGCACCCTACCGCGCCCCCCCATTCCGCATGTAGAATGGGCTGAGAGTTGGGGTCCCCAGGGGTCTGGACATCCAGGTCGCTCCAGAGACGCCAGCATTCTAGCAACTCACGGGTGGCCATCAAAGATCGGGTGAATGTTCCCTCCCCCCGGCATGCCCGCCCAGGCAGAGATTCCAGagactccctccctcccaactTCTCACCATGTTCTAAATTTTCAGAGAGATCTTCTGGGGGTTTGGAATTCTGGGAAATCCCTACAGTGCTTCAGGATTTCCAAGAGCACCCCCCATTGCTAATGTTTTAAGGTGGCAGAGACCTTCTTTTTAATTCGACAGTTCTTAAGAACTACTGCTATGTTTCAGTGGGCCAGAGAACTGTCCCAAGTTCCAGCCATCTGCGTTTAGGCCTGCAGCTTTCAGGATCCCAGAAGTGCCCTCCTGAGCCTGCAGGCTCTTGGTAAGAACCAGATGGATTTCAAGAGTCTCGCTACATTCCTGGGGACCTATGGAATCCCCCCAGGGCTCAGGGATCCTAGAAGCGGTAGTTCTAGAGTGAGGATGCTGATTGAGAGATGGACACATGGCGGGTGGGGGGAGTGGAGGCCAAACCCCTTGAATCTCGTGTCTATGTCTGGAAAACGATGTGAGGTTTTTGCTGAGCTGAAGCACAAGCTGGAACTAGGAAACTTGGAAAATCGTGGCTGGCTCCAGCGGGAATCGTCCAGACACAAATGAACCAGCCACGGCCAGGGTCCCCCTGGGTGGTCCCCATCCATGCTCCCAAGGCGGCCAAGGAAAGCTCCCACGCTCAGTGCCAGGGGCCTCCGCTGCCCCAGGCTGGGACCTCCCAGCGTGCAGGGCCAGTGAGATAAGGCTTCTGGGGCGTGCAGGGGAGCCCAAGCACGAACCTGCAGAGCCAGCCAAGCTGACGTGGCACCAAAACGACCAATCTTAGAAAAAAGGGGCTTTATGGCATTAATGAGGCTCCCCCTGCCCCTCAGGTCTCTGCACAAACGTCACCTGCAGGAGGCCTTTCCAGGGCTCCCTGTGGAGGGCTGCACCCCCGCCCTGGCAGAGCGCCACCCTCCTGCTCGCTCTTAACCCACAACATTTATCACCATCTGACGGGCCACGTATGTGGCCCTCTCTCTTGTTTATTGTCTCTGTTCCGTGAGGGTAAAGACTCTCACGCTTCATTCGGTGCAAGTCCAAAGTAGGTTCTCAGTCAATATTTGTcgcataattattttttgagcCCGTATTGTCAATTCCATCAAAGTGTCACATTGCCTACAAGTTGCTTTCGGCTGAATTGGCTGCAACCGGCAAAGCCTTTTGCATACTCTTTCCGCATGTCAGGGAATTGAATCCGCACAGCAGCTTTGTAAGGGGGTACTAGTATTGTGCCCACTCTGGACGTGAGGTGACTTGGGCTCAGAGCAGTTAAGTCACTTTGCCAGGATCGCTCATGCATAAGTGATGACGCCAGGATTCGACCTGGGAAGCTCAGTCTGTGGGCTAAACCACAGCCCGCTCTGCCCGGCCCAGCGGCCTGTGGTGTCTGGCCGTCACCCTAggtccctgcctctgcctccacagACCCTGGCCTTCCAGGAAGCTGCCACTGCCGGACACCCTCACGCCCAGTCACAAGTCTTGCCGCTCGGCTCCCGGCCACGTGGGGCACTAACCTGGGCTGTCCCTGCCAGTCCCAGCTTCAGGGACCGTCCCTGCTCAGACTCAGGAGTCAGGGGCTTTCCGCtgaggaggcccagagaggcccagCAGTCTGTCCCAAGTCACACAGCACACTCAAGCGACCTGGGGGCACCTTGCTTTTATTTTGGGGTCCTCACTGCCCTGGGGAAAAGGGGGCACATTCCCACAGCTACGTTCCGAAACGATGGGCAGGCCCTCTGAGCACAGTGGCCCTCTGAGCACTGTTCCAGATGACAGCTACGGCTTCCCTCCAGCACGCCAGCCCCTCAGCACTCCCCAGCTGCTCCCTGGCTGGCCCTCTGGCCTCGGCCTGCTCCTCCCTCAGGGCTCCCCAAGCCTGTGGCGAGGCCGCCTGCCTGGGCCCAGGGTCAGGCCTCGGGGCACGCCCAGCCCAAGGCCTGGTTCAGGTGCTGCTGGCTGTGGCCTCTCGTCCCCTCTCTGCGCTAGGGGTCCCTGCCTTTACTGTCTCTGCCTCCAGCTCACCTCTGCCAGTCAGGCCACCTCCCACAAGTGGCCAGTGTGATCTAAATACCAATCTAGGCTGGCGGCGATGCCTTAAGAACCTTCCTCAGCTGCCTTTTGCCTTTGGCAGAAGCAGGCACTCTGGAGGGGCTGGACGGCCCTGTACTCCCTGCCCAGACAGCTCTGGCAGCTCAGGGCTCTCCAGGCTTTGTCTCCACCGCCCCACCCACCTTCCCGGGACCGAGTCTGCCCACCCTCCAAGGCTTAGCCACGGCTTCCTTGGCAAAGCTTCTCTGACCCTTCCACAGTCACGGATGGGGTGACCCTCCTCCGTGCCTCTGGGCTCCCCCCGCAAAGCCCGAGTGAGGTTGTAAACGTCTGTCCCCACAGATGGTGAGCACCCCGGGCAAAGCCCGCGTGGCCCCTGCTGGTCTCATCTGCCGCCTTACTGCTTGATTTGCAGCTGATGCAAGTGGTGTGtgttgaaggaaggaaagaagtggGCCTCAGGTTCCCTAACTGTGCATGGGCGCGTTAGGTCAGCCTCGGGGCTCTTTCTCCCACCCCAAGTTCCTCACGTCGCGCCTGGACTTCTCCATCGCGGCAGACCAGCTGCGTCCTATGGGCACCTATGCCGGGAATCATCGCAGCCCTCACACCATGGCCTCCGCTAGAGTGTGACAGGACAGGGAGCCACGCCTGCCGTTTGACTGACTGAAGACCAGAAGGTGGTCCCAGGCCTCCGGAGCCCCAGCACCAGGACACACGTGACAGAGTGAGCCCCTCCACCTCCTTCATGGAGACACTCGTCACTCGCCACCCCCGGGGCACGCGGCAGTTGCTCAATCAAAGCTTGTGCAACCCACGAAAGGAGACGGGGCTGGGACACTGCAGACCGGTGGGACGCACGCCTGAGCCGTCCCAGCCCTCCTCGCTCGGGTTCCCCAGGGGGAAGCGGCTGATACTCCAGAGGACAGAACCAACCAGACCCGGAGCCGAAGCCTCTGTTTATTCACATATTCCACCACCGGCTGTCGGGCTTCTCCCGAATGCAGTCCCGCGTCTCGTGGTCTGGGGCGCACCCCCTTGCTCCCCCAAAGCCGCAACCCCATGCAGTAGGTGGGGAGACCGGGCGCCAGGTGCAGAGCCCGTCCAAGGTCACGCGGCAGTCTTCCGGGTGTCCACTCTGCCTTCAGCAGGGAGCCCCGGCCTGGCCCGGCTCTGTGCGCCCTCGGGGTGGGACGGCTGGCTCCGGCCCCGTCGCAGGGAGCTGCCGATCTGCTCTCTGAGGGCCTCCAGCCGCTGGGCCAGGTTTTGGACCCCAGCCCCACCTAAGGGCAGTGAGACTCGAGGCCTGCCTTTCCTTGGACCTTCCCCACCCAGGTTGATCTGGGTCCCAACATCCTCTAGAGAAGCCTTGGGGGGTAGGTACCCTCcaccctttcccccacccccaccctgggccccGATGCACAGCTGGGCATGTGGGTGGTCCTAGAAAAAGAATTCCACATTTGGGAACCAGGAAGATTTTAGAAATCACCTCTCAACACCCACCCCATTTCAGAGGTGGGAACTGAgggactgaggcccagagaggatgGGTTCTGGCTCAAGATCACAGAGGACACTAGgggccctgccccctctcccttcTTCACCTCTCAGCACTGGGGACGTGTTTGGAGGCCCCGTGGGCAGGGGGGGTGCAGAGGgtaccacctcctcctcctcggtCAGCATCTCTGCCAGGACTCGGGTCTGAGTCCAGTCGCTGTGACTCCTGGCCAGGGTGAGTTGGGTGGTGGGGAGCGATTCTTTGCGGTCccaggcctcctcctcccccaccccagtgccccagggctgggcccacCTCTCTCTTGGGCAcctggcagagccagggctgcaCGGGGGTGCCCAGGGTGGGGGCCGGGCCGACAGGGGCCTGCTGCCTGGGGCCTCAGGGCCTAACACCTGCAGGAAAAACCAGAGCCCAGGCTGGtgacccagccctgcctctctgtGTCCCACGTCCCCGGTGCTGGCTGTAAGCCCAGCTGTGCCTGCCCCACAGGCTGCCAAGGATGTCAGGTGGGCATAAAGGAGCGGGGTCTTGATCGCTTTCTTCTGTGGGCAGCAGGTGGTCCTCGTAATGTCCTCTCCTGAGACTAGGAGAGCCCTGAGGGCGGGAACCACCTCTGGTCTAGTTCTGAACCCTCAGAGCCCAGAACGGAGGTGGGCACAAAGCCAGAGCTCACGGGAGAGTGACTGGAGGAGTGGATATATAAACGAGTAAACATGtaagtgaatgaaagaatggtGAATGACAGAGTAAGTTCCTGAAagaaggcagggtggggaggagggagggcgaggCATGTCGCAGTTCCCACCCCAGGGAGGGGAGCCCGCAGCTGGCCATTCCCTCCCTGGGGTCCAGCCTGGATCCCTGGAATCCCCTGGCCCCGGAGCCCCCTGGATCACTGACTCCTAGACCCCGGTCTCCAGTTCTCCCGCCGTCCCTTCTCTCCAGCTGGGCCTTCGCTACCTGCTGCAGGTGGCGCTCCCTCCAGGGGCAGGCCCAGTGCGCCAGGGGCGCTCGGCACAGCGGGCAGAGGTGGcggcaggggcaggagcagagggGTGGCAGTGCCTGCAAGAGGGCGAGTCAGAGGCTCCATGACGTCCCCACCTATCACTCCTCCATGTTGGGCAGCGAGACTCACATGGCAGGAGGGAGCTGGTACCACCCAGCAGGGACACGGTGGGGCTGGCCCCAGGCCCGGCTGATGGTGGTGGCAGGCAGAGAGGCGCCTAGAAAAAgcagaagttaaatgacttgcccaaggtgacacggctagtaggtggcagagctggaaatGGAGCCCAGGTGGTCTGGACGCAGAGGTCAGacccctgtccccaggcctggctccaggCTGGTGGCCGTGCTCACCTCTCTAGCTCGTGGACCTGCTGGGCCAGGACCCGCTGCTCGTTCCGGGCCAGGTCTCGGCTGCTCTGCAGGTGGCTCTTTTCTTTCCTGGGGGAGAGCAGgccccagggaggggacaggaggtggGGCTGGTGCGGGTGTCAGTCAGCCTCTCCTCACTGCAGCATAGCACCAGCCCCAGGAGTCAGGTGGGGACAGAGCAGAGCCGAGGACCAGAGAGGGGCGGCAGCTTGGCAGAAGCAGCGTAGCAGTGAGGGGTGGGGCAGAGTCCCCTGGCCGTGGGCTGGGACCTACCTGAGCCTCTCGTTCTCCAGCATGAACTCCTGCAGCATCCCGTAGAGGTTCCGCTGGGCCCAGGCCATCTGGGAGCCACTGAGCCCGGAGGCTGCAGGGAAGCAGGAGGTGGCTGGATCCACAGGAGCCCCAGGCCCTATCCCCATCCTGCTCCACCCCCGAAGAGCTCAGACCCTTGCGTTTCATCTGGTCCAGCTGGAACTGCAGGCGACGGTTCTCCTCCTGGAGCTGCAGCACGTCAGTCTCCAAGTGCTGGGGCTGCTTTGCCACAGGGGACTGCAGAGAAAGACCCAGAGCTGCCCTTTATGGCTGTATGagttgtgcactgcacaaggcCTTCCAGGTGTGGGAAGTGAGTGAAACCTAAAGTCAAGCTTCACTTCTGGCCTCTTGGCACAAGGCTGCGTCTACCTGGAAGGGGCACCTTGTCCCAACTGCACCATCCCGAAGGGCCCCACTCTGAGCTGGAGAGCTGGACTCAGCTCTAGGTTCAAGTCCAAACTGAGTTCTGCCCAAACCTTGGCCCAGAGTTGGACCCCAAACAAGACCCTGTATCGGACCCCCAACTCAGCTCACAACTGAGCCACGGCACCAGCTGGGGCCCTGGCTATACCCCGTCTGTATCCCAGCTTAGACTCCAACCCAACTCCTGCTCTGACCCTGACCAGGACCCTGGTCCCACCCCGCCCAACCATGACACCATTTCCAGGATTTCAACCCTAATCCCAACTCTGACCCTGTCCCACACTCTGATCACGGTGTCACCTTGGGCTTCAACCACTGCCTGACCCCCACTATCTGCCCTGCCTGTCCCTTGCCCGTGCCCCTCCAGTCACCTTGGGGGCCTGCGGCCGGGTGGTGACTCGCTGAGCTCGGCTCGCGTATCGCAGGGTGCTGAGAGTCTCGGGGAGACACTGGGCTGAGGGGGACACGCAGGCCACCTGGGGAGGGCTCCCCTGAGTGCTGCTCTCCCGGGGCCCCTCTTCAGGACCCAGCCTTCCCCGCCACTCTCCCCCTTGGGTACCATGAGGGTGACCCCACGCCCCCCCAGGGAGTCCGCCAGCAACTTGGTGAGCTTGCTGTCCCTGAAAGGGATGTGGCTCTGCTTCCGCTGGGGGTCCAGCAGCAGGGAGATGCAGTGACCTGGGTGGGAAGAGCAAGGCCCAGAAAGGTCAcgccacttgcccaaggccacccggCTGCAGGGCCGGGATCTCCACCCAGGCCTGCGTGAGTCTACAAACCCGTCTTCCCACGTGCTCTCATTACCCAGATTGGTCTCCACCACACTCTGGGGCTACTTGAGGGCAGAGATGGCCCGTCACCCCTGATCCCCAAAAGGGCCTGGGACGCAGCAGGGGCTCAGGAAATTTCCAGTGAATGGACTGAACGAAAAGGAGTTTCAGGAGCATCTCCCTGCACACTGCTGGGGAATGTGAGGTCCCGGCCCTTAGGGATCTCAAAGTCCAAtaacctggggtgggggagaggagagaggcccCTTCCTGGGTCTCGGTCTTCCCAACAGCACAAGAGACAAGTCGAATGTTTCTGAGTTGAGTGTTTCTACCTCCCAAATTAGAATGTAACTTTATAGGCCCTTCGAATGTATAGGTTCTTATAGTCCCTGTTCTGAGACGGGAGAGTCAAAAACAGAGCTGGGCCTCTGGCTCTTGGATCACAGCTCTTTCACCGTGTCTATGCCCTACAACTCCCCTGGTATCCCCGCTGTGGACAGCTGTGGGCCCGGAGCCGGGGAGGGACACAGGAATGGGAGCAGCTGGCCCCAGGTCTCACCCAGGGCCAGCAGGCTGCGGTTGATGCTGTTGGCCTCGAGCATCAGCTCCCCACGGGATCCTGTGGCTGCCACCTTTTCGCTGCCGGCCAGGTCTACAAAGCACAGCTTCCCGCCGACGGGGGGCTCCCCGGGGCCCACAGGAGGCATCTGCTGGGACTGGGGGATCGGGGTATCATGGGGACTTGGGAGGGATGGTGCCCATCAAAGTCACAAGGACACGAAGCCAAGGGTTTCCACTATCAGCCCCCATGCACGCTCAAGTCGGTTTATATGTCCAGACGCAGACCCTTGCTGCGCGGCTACCCTTGCTGCGCGGCCCGGGGCCAGCTGCTTCTCCGGGCCGGGGCACTCACGGTTTGGCAGCCGATGTAGAGGGTGAGCAGGGCATGGCTCCGGCTGGAGGCCTGGTTCAGGGTGTGAGCCGAGCTCCTTCGACGGCTAAGACCTGGAGGGGAAAAACATCAGGAGCGGGACCCGGTAGGAGAACCAGGGAAGAAAAACTCGCAAAGGAATCTGGAAGACAGAGGGGACAGCCTGCGCAAAGGCAGAGAGGCAGGACAGGGGGCGCTGGGTCAGGGAATGATGGAATGTTGGCTCTGGCTCTAGCACAGATAGGTGAAAAGGGGATGCGGAGGatcaaacatttgcattttataagcACTCTCCTATTGCTGTGTGCAGGGAGgcggagaaactgaggcagagagatcGGCTGAGAGGTGTGGCACAGCATCCCAGGTGCCTGCCAGAAGACGGGTGcccataaatatttgatgaaaaaatgAGACTGGAACGGAAGCGTCTTACAGGCTAGGCTAAGAGGTCCGACCTTCATCCCCAGGGCTCTGCAAGGGAGGAGGGTCTGGCAGCGCAGAGGGGTGTGCTGGGCAGCGTGGAGGAGGAGGGTTGGCAAGGGACAGCT from Microcebus murinus isolate Inina chromosome 12, M.murinus_Inina_mat1.0, whole genome shotgun sequence includes the following:
- the KIF12 gene encoding kinesin-like protein KIF12; amino-acid sequence: MEERGSPDGDPARSLEQGPEGPETPIQVVLRVRPMSAAELRRGEQSVLHCSGTRTLQVSPPGGGPEVAFRFGAVLDGARTQEDVFRACGVRRLGELALRGFSCTVFTFGQTGSGKTYTLTGPPPQAEGVPVPAGLAGIMQRTFSWLFDRVQHLGAPVTLRASYLEIYNEQVRDLLSLGSPRPLPVRWSKARGFYVEQLRAVELGGLEALTELLQLGLSRRRSSAHTLNQASSRSHALLTLYIGCQTSQQMPPVGPGEPPVGGKLCFVDLAGSEKVAATGSRGELMLEANSINRSLLALGHCISLLLDPQRKQSHIPFRDSKLTKLLADSLGGRGVTLMVACVSPSAQCLPETLSTLRYASRAQRVTTRPQAPKSPVAKQPQHLETDVLQLQEENRRLQFQLDQMKRKASGLSGSQMAWAQRNLYGMLQEFMLENERLRKEKSHLQSSRDLARNEQRVLAQQVHELERRLSACHHHQPGLGPAPPCPCWVVPAPSCHALPPLCSCPCRHLCPLCRAPLAHWACPWRERHLQQVLGPEAPGSRPLSARPPPWAPPCSPGSARCPRERSHSDWTQTRVLAEMLTEEEEVVPSAPPLPTGPPNTSPVLRGGAGVQNLAQRLEALREQIGSSLRRGRSQPSHPEGAQSRARPGLPAEGRVDTRKTAA